A genome region from Defluviimonas aquaemixtae includes the following:
- a CDS encoding holin-associated N-acetylmuramidase: MQTVTDIAKDIVAREGGYVNDPDDPGGATKYGVTVHTIRRLGLDLTGDGRVNAADVRKLSREQAVEIFVEHYFRRPRIAELPDQLQPSVFDMYVNAGANAVKILQRLLNEMGHDLVADGAIGPMTIAAAHRAAGGAADLVADAYGIARRNYYYALADARPASRKYARRRDGGKGGWIARAEEFISPRFHLTEGQHRERTAAWA, translated from the coding sequence ATGCAGACGGTCACCGACATCGCCAAGGACATCGTCGCCCGCGAGGGCGGCTACGTGAACGATCCCGACGATCCCGGGGGCGCGACGAAATACGGGGTCACGGTCCACACGATACGCCGCCTCGGGCTCGACCTCACGGGCGATGGGCGCGTGAATGCGGCCGATGTACGCAAGCTCAGTCGCGAGCAGGCTGTAGAGATTTTCGTCGAGCACTATTTCCGCCGTCCGCGGATCGCCGAGTTGCCCGATCAACTTCAGCCCTCGGTCTTCGACATGTATGTCAATGCCGGCGCGAACGCGGTGAAGATCCTCCAGCGGCTCCTGAACGAGATGGGCCACGACCTTGTCGCGGATGGCGCGATAGGCCCGATGACCATCGCCGCGGCCCATCGCGCCGCTGGAGGTGCCGCCGACCTGGTCGCCGACGCCTACGGCATCGCGCGGCGGAACTACTACTACGCGCTCGCCGACGCCCGCCCCGCCTCCCGCAAGTACGCCCGCCGCCGCGACGGCGGCAAGGGCGGCTGGATCGCGCGGGCCGAGGAGTTCATCTCGCCCCGCTTCCATCTGACCGAGGGGCAGCACCGCGAAAGGACCGCCGCATGGGCATGA
- a CDS encoding holin family protein, whose protein sequence is MGMIGRILGAPAATEALGRAATEVAEVFTPNATKKMQAAHDAYLAALGEFGAEFQHARPGLFDRFVNGLNRLPRPLLALGTLGLFVYAMADPDSFTRRMVGLNYVPEPLWWLLAAIVGFYFGAREAHHFRTRPVNAPPPAAATPAPGYGNPALAEWRQRADR, encoded by the coding sequence ATGGGCATGATCGGACGCATTCTCGGCGCGCCCGCCGCCACCGAGGCCCTCGGCCGCGCCGCGACCGAGGTGGCCGAGGTCTTCACCCCGAACGCCACGAAGAAGATGCAGGCGGCACATGACGCCTATCTCGCCGCGCTCGGGGAATTCGGGGCGGAGTTCCAACATGCGCGCCCGGGCCTTTTCGACCGGTTCGTGAACGGGCTCAACCGTTTGCCGCGGCCGCTGCTGGCGCTCGGCACTCTCGGTCTATTCGTCTACGCGATGGCCGATCCAGACAGCTTCACGCGCCGCATGGTTGGGCTGAACTACGTGCCGGAGCCTCTCTGGTGGCTGCTCGCCGCCATCGTCGGCTTCTATTTCGGCGCGCGAGAGGCGCATCATTTCCGCACGCGGCCCGTCAACGCGCCGCCGCCGGCCGCCGCGACGCCCGCGCCAGGATACGGCAATCCCGCCTTGGCCGAATGGCGGCAGCGCGCGGATCGCTGA
- a CDS encoding heme lyase CcmF/NrfE family subunit, translating into MIVELGHFALILALMIASVQAVIPLVGAHKGWRGWMALAGPAATAQFLCVAASFAALTYAFVTSDFSLRLVTLNSHTAKPMLYKISGVWGNHEGSMLLWVLILALFGASAHWFGQGLPERLRARVLSVQAMIGVAFLAFILFTSNPFLRLGVPPFDGQDLNPLLQDPGLAFHPPFLYLGYVGLSMAFSFAVAALIEGRVDAAWARWVRPWTLAAWMFLTVGIALGSWWAYYELGWGGFWFWDPVENASFMPWLIAAALLHSAIVVEKREALKSWTILLAILAFGFSLIGTFIVRSGVITSVHAFANDPERGIFILAILGVFIGGALTLFAARAGSMEAKGVFAVVSRESALVLNNVLLAVAAFVVFVGTLWPLIAELALDRKLSVGAPFFNQAFTPFMVILAAILPLGAIIPWKRARVGRSVKALYPALILALALGALAFVVGTGQSALAPIGVALGSWLIAGAAVEIWQRAGRTPARLARLPRADWGKAMAHSGLGVTFIGIACLMAWDVEDIRVARVGEPYEVAGYEITLDGVEQVEGPNYVSTLATIRMARNGREVAILHPEKRVYPVAGMPTTEAAISNGVWRDLYLVIGDEQADGGWTVRTYIKPFANWIWAGAIVMGLGGLVSLTDRRYRVAAGARRAPAVAAPAE; encoded by the coding sequence ATGATCGTCGAGCTTGGCCACTTCGCCCTGATCCTTGCCCTCATGATCGCCTCCGTGCAGGCGGTCATTCCGCTTGTCGGCGCGCACAAGGGCTGGCGCGGCTGGATGGCGCTCGCCGGACCTGCCGCAACGGCGCAATTCCTCTGTGTCGCGGCCTCGTTCGCCGCGCTGACCTACGCCTTCGTCACCTCGGACTTCTCGCTCAGGCTCGTCACGCTCAACTCGCACACGGCAAAGCCGATGCTGTACAAGATCTCGGGCGTTTGGGGGAACCACGAGGGGTCGATGCTTCTCTGGGTGCTGATCCTCGCGCTCTTCGGGGCCTCGGCGCACTGGTTCGGCCAGGGCTTGCCAGAGCGCTTGAGGGCACGGGTGCTGAGCGTGCAGGCGATGATCGGCGTTGCGTTCCTCGCCTTCATCCTCTTCACCTCGAACCCGTTCCTGCGCCTCGGGGTGCCGCCTTTCGACGGGCAGGATCTCAATCCGCTCCTGCAGGATCCCGGTCTCGCCTTCCATCCGCCGTTCCTCTATCTCGGCTATGTCGGGCTCTCGATGGCCTTCTCTTTCGCCGTAGCCGCGCTGATCGAGGGCCGGGTCGACGCCGCCTGGGCGCGCTGGGTGCGGCCTTGGACGCTCGCCGCCTGGATGTTCCTGACCGTCGGAATCGCGCTCGGATCCTGGTGGGCCTATTACGAGCTTGGCTGGGGCGGGTTCTGGTTCTGGGACCCGGTCGAGAACGCGTCCTTTATGCCCTGGCTCATCGCCGCCGCGCTCCTTCACTCCGCGATTGTCGTGGAAAAGCGCGAGGCGCTGAAAAGCTGGACCATCCTCTTGGCGATTCTCGCGTTCGGTTTCTCGCTCATCGGCACGTTCATTGTTCGCTCGGGAGTGATCACCTCTGTACACGCCTTCGCAAACGATCCCGAACGGGGGATCTTCATCCTCGCCATCCTCGGCGTTTTCATCGGCGGGGCGCTCACGCTTTTCGCCGCCCGCGCCGGTTCGATGGAGGCCAAGGGGGTCTTCGCGGTCGTCAGCCGTGAATCGGCGCTGGTCTTGAATAACGTGCTGCTCGCGGTCGCGGCCTTCGTCGTCTTTGTGGGCACGCTCTGGCCGCTGATCGCCGAGCTCGCCCTCGACCGCAAGCTCTCGGTCGGCGCGCCGTTCTTCAACCAGGCCTTCACCCCCTTCATGGTGATCCTCGCGGCGATCCTGCCCTTGGGTGCGATCATCCCGTGGAAGCGGGCGCGGGTCGGGCGGAGCGTGAAGGCGCTTTATCCGGCGCTGATCCTCGCGCTCGCGCTCGGCGCGCTGGCCTTCGTGGTCGGGACCGGGCAGAGCGCACTCGCGCCGATCGGCGTGGCGCTCGGCAGCTGGCTGATCGCAGGGGCCGCGGTGGAGATCTGGCAGCGCGCGGGGCGCACGCCCGCACGCCTTGCCCGCCTGCCGCGCGCGGACTGGGGCAAGGCCATGGCCCATTCGGGGCTCGGCGTCACCTTCATTGGCATCGCCTGCCTTATGGCCTGGGACGTCGAGGACATCCGGGTCGCCCGGGTGGGCGAGCCCTACGAGGTCGCAGGCTACGAGATCACCCTCGACGGGGTCGAGCAGGTCGAGGGGCCGAACTATGTGTCGACCCTCGCGACGATCCGCATGGCGCGCAATGGTCGCGAGGTGGCGATTCTCCATCCCGAAAAGCGCGTCTATCCGGTCGCGGGCATGCCCACGACCGAGGCCGCCATCTCGAACGGCGTCTGGCGCGACCTCTATCTCGTGATCGGCGACGAACAGGCCGATGGCGGCTGGACCGTCAGGACCTACATAAAGCCCTTCGCCAACTGGATCTGGGCGGGCGCGATCGTGATGGGGCTCGGCGGACTCGTGAGCCTGACCGACCGGCGCTACCGCGTGGCGGCGGGTGCGCGGCGGGCACCCGCCGTCGCCGCACCCGCGGAGTGA
- a CDS encoding cytochrome c-type biogenesis protein, whose protein sequence is MHRLIFALCLLAAPAFAVQPDEILDDPALEARARELSKGLRCLVCRNENIDESNAGLARDLRLLVRERLVAGDSDDEVIAYLVDRYGEYVLLQPTATGGNLILWIAGPAMFLAALGGAAIYLRRRRPEAGAAPAPLSKAERDRLDEILKK, encoded by the coding sequence ATGCACCGCCTGATCTTCGCGCTTTGCCTTCTTGCCGCGCCGGCCTTCGCCGTGCAACCCGACGAGATCCTCGACGACCCGGCGCTCGAGGCGCGGGCGCGGGAGCTGTCGAAAGGGCTTCGCTGTCTCGTGTGCCGAAACGAGAACATCGACGAATCGAATGCCGGATTGGCCCGCGACCTGAGGCTCCTCGTGCGCGAGCGGCTGGTGGCGGGCGACAGCGACGACGAAGTCATCGCCTATCTTGTCGACCGCTACGGCGAATATGTCCTTCTTCAACCGACCGCCACCGGCGGGAACCTGATCCTCTGGATTGCCGGGCCGGCGATGTTCCTCGCGGCGCTTGGCGGCGCTGCGATCTATCTCCGCCGCCGCAGGCCCGAAGCCGGGGCCGCACCCGCGCCGCTCAGCAAGGCAGAGCGCGACCGGCTCGACGAAATCCTCAAGAAGTGA
- a CDS encoding enoyl-CoA hydratase-related protein — translation MAYETITLEEADGIAVVTLNRPDVMNALNTKMRAEITEAVTKVAQTARVIVLTGTGRAFCSGQDLSDRASGEEFDLERTLAEEYEPMLRAILAAKVPFIAAVNGAAAGAGANLALAADVVIAAESASFIQAFARIGLIPDAGGTFVLPRAMGMSRAMGAALFADKVTGRQAADWGMIWECVADDAFDSHWRARAKQLAEGPTQSYARIKEAMRASLASDIDAQLALEARLQGECGRTEDFREGVAAFLEKRPARFRGR, via the coding sequence ATGGCATACGAGACGATCACCCTTGAAGAAGCGGATGGAATCGCCGTCGTCACGCTCAACCGGCCCGACGTGATGAACGCGCTCAACACGAAGATGCGCGCCGAGATCACCGAGGCCGTGACGAAGGTAGCCCAGACCGCCCGCGTGATCGTCCTGACCGGCACGGGCCGCGCCTTCTGCTCGGGCCAGGACCTCTCGGACCGCGCCTCGGGCGAGGAGTTCGACCTCGAAAGGACGCTTGCAGAGGAATACGAGCCGATGCTGCGCGCCATCCTCGCCGCGAAGGTGCCCTTCATCGCGGCGGTGAACGGGGCGGCGGCGGGGGCGGGGGCCAACCTTGCGCTGGCGGCCGATGTGGTGATCGCCGCCGAAAGCGCGAGCTTCATCCAGGCCTTCGCGCGGATCGGGCTGATCCCCGATGCGGGAGGGACCTTTGTTCTACCGCGCGCGATGGGGATGTCCCGGGCCATGGGGGCCGCGCTTTTCGCCGACAAGGTGACGGGCCGTCAGGCGGCGGATTGGGGCATGATCTGGGAATGTGTGGCCGACGACGCGTTCGACAGCCATTGGCGGGCGCGGGCGAAGCAGCTTGCCGAAGGTCCGACCCAATCCTACGCCCGCATCAAGGAGGCGATGCGCGCAAGCCTTGCCAGCGATATCGACGCCCAGCTCGCACTCGAGGCGCGGCTTCAGGGCGAATGCGGACGGACGGAGGATTTCCGCGAAGGAGTCGCGGCCTTTCTCGAAAAACGGCCTGCGCGGTTCCGAGGGCGCTGA
- a CDS encoding elongation factor G: protein MRCFTVLGPSQSGKTELVGALAALDGEPVRSETAGHLTLNRFSFMGEEWCALDMAGGPEFARMGGAALLAADAAVLCVAPDPDEAVLAAPWLRAVEAANVPCFIFINRMDTPKGRVRDIVAALQNYTGHTIVLRQIPIREGGEVVGAVDLISERAWRYRDGQTSQLVEMPGDAAEREHEARAELLEQMSDYDDALLEELIEDREPATGALFEIARRETQHRDVLPTFLGSASNKNGILRLMKALRHEAPDVSKLRERLGEDKALAVGFHAQIRKHLGKCVMLRALSAGVAQGADLGDGHLGGLVHIGEKGGIDHLEPGEIGISVKSDQLDSGRIFTAGAALEVPDWAKGCPPALARIVTPEHERDEVRLSAALARLGEADPMLRVAQDEGSGHVLLRLQGVMHERQVLSVLAEDFGIEVTTSQPDPRYLETISGSVDEHYRHRKQSGGAGQFADVAITVRPVARGEGFQFAETVKGGSVPKNYIPAVEEGAREALDKGPLGFPVTDLSVTLTDGKHHAVDSSDFAFRTAGRMALREALGKCGPVLLQPIDRVDVHVPSIYSGAMVSLISSLKGQVLGFDGDPNFRGWDIFRALLPASQEEDLVMALGSATQGTAWHETTFDHYEEIYGKEAERISKEHAEAAA, encoded by the coding sequence ATGCGCTGTTTCACGGTACTTGGGCCGTCTCAGTCGGGAAAAACCGAGCTTGTCGGGGCGCTTGCCGCGCTCGATGGCGAGCCGGTCCGATCCGAGACGGCCGGCCATCTGACGCTGAACCGGTTTTCCTTCATGGGCGAAGAGTGGTGCGCGCTCGACATGGCGGGGGGGCCTGAATTCGCACGCATGGGCGGGGCAGCGCTGCTGGCCGCCGATGCCGCCGTCCTCTGCGTCGCACCAGACCCTGACGAGGCTGTGCTGGCCGCGCCGTGGCTCAGGGCGGTGGAGGCGGCGAACGTGCCCTGTTTCATCTTCATCAACCGCATGGACACGCCGAAGGGCCGGGTCCGCGACATCGTCGCCGCGCTTCAGAACTACACCGGACACACCATCGTCCTGCGGCAGATCCCGATCCGCGAGGGCGGGGAGGTCGTGGGTGCCGTTGACCTCATCTCCGAACGCGCATGGCGATACCGCGACGGCCAGACCTCGCAACTCGTCGAAATGCCGGGCGATGCCGCCGAACGCGAGCATGAGGCGCGTGCGGAGTTGCTGGAACAGATGTCGGATTATGATGACGCGCTGTTGGAGGAGCTCATCGAGGACCGCGAACCCGCGACCGGTGCGCTGTTCGAGATTGCCAGGCGCGAGACCCAGCATCGCGACGTGCTGCCCACCTTTCTTGGCTCGGCGAGCAACAAGAACGGTATCCTGCGCCTGATGAAGGCGCTCCGGCACGAGGCGCCCGACGTCTCGAAGCTGCGCGAGCGGCTTGGCGAGGACAAGGCGCTGGCGGTCGGGTTCCATGCGCAGATCCGCAAGCATTTGGGCAAGTGCGTGATGCTGCGAGCGCTCAGTGCTGGCGTCGCGCAAGGCGCCGATCTCGGCGATGGCCATCTCGGAGGGCTCGTGCATATCGGCGAAAAGGGCGGCATCGACCATCTGGAACCCGGCGAAATCGGGATATCGGTGAAATCCGACCAGCTCGATTCGGGCCGTATCTTCACCGCCGGAGCCGCGCTGGAGGTGCCCGATTGGGCGAAGGGTTGCCCGCCCGCGCTCGCCCGGATCGTGACGCCGGAACACGAACGCGACGAGGTCCGCCTGTCGGCCGCGCTTGCGCGGCTGGGCGAGGCCGACCCGATGCTGCGCGTGGCGCAGGACGAAGGCTCGGGCCACGTGCTTCTGAGACTTCAGGGCGTCATGCACGAGCGGCAGGTCCTGTCAGTCCTCGCCGAGGATTTTGGCATCGAGGTGACGACCAGCCAGCCCGATCCCCGCTATCTCGAGACGATCTCGGGCAGCGTCGACGAGCATTACCGTCATCGCAAGCAATCCGGTGGCGCCGGCCAATTCGCCGATGTGGCGATCACCGTCCGGCCGGTAGCCCGCGGAGAGGGCTTTCAGTTCGCCGAGACAGTGAAGGGCGGCTCCGTGCCGAAGAACTACATCCCCGCCGTCGAGGAAGGCGCGCGTGAGGCGCTCGACAAGGGGCCCTTAGGCTTTCCGGTGACCGATCTGTCGGTGACTCTGACCGACGGCAAGCACCATGCGGTCGACAGCTCCGACTTCGCGTTCCGCACGGCGGGCCGAATGGCGCTGCGCGAGGCGCTCGGCAAGTGCGGACCGGTGCTCTTGCAGCCGATCGACCGGGTCGATGTCCATGTCCCCTCGATCTATTCGGGGGCGATGGTGTCGCTGATCTCCTCGCTCAAGGGGCAGGTCCTGGGCTTCGACGGCGATCCGAATTTCCGCGGTTGGGACATCTTCCGCGCGCTCCTGCCCGCCTCGCAGGAGGAGGATCTGGTCATGGCGCTCGGCTCGGCCACGCAGGGCACGGCCTGGCACGAGACGACATTCGACCACTACGAGGAGATCTACGGCAAGGAGGCCGAACGGATTTCGAAGGAACACGCGGAGGCGGCGGCGTAG
- the gltA gene encoding citrate synthase, with protein MIKNATLSFNGKTLDLPILQPTVGPDVIDIRKLYSQGDVFTYDPGFTSTAACDSAITYIDGDKGELLYRGYPIEQLAEKSHFLEVCYLLLYGELPNAEQMVDFESRVTNHTMVHEQMHYFFRGFRRDSHPMATMVGVVGAMSAFYHDSTDITDPWQREVAAIRMIAKLPTIAAMAFKYSMGQPFVYPKNSLDYASNFLHMCFAVPCEDYVVNPVLSKAMDRIMMLHADHEQNASTSTVRLAGSSGANPFACVAAGIACLWGPAHGGANQACLEMLREIGTVDRIPEYINRAKDKNDPFRLMGFGHRVYKNFDPRAKVMKESADEVLELLGIHNNETLKVAKELERIALEDEYFVEKKLYPNVDFYSGIILEAMGFPTSMFTPIFAVSRTVGWISQWKEMIADPTQKIGRPRQLYIGQTRRDYAEVEER; from the coding sequence ATGATCAAGAACGCGACGCTGAGCTTCAACGGCAAGACCCTCGACCTCCCGATCCTGCAACCGACTGTCGGTCCGGACGTCATCGATATCCGCAAACTTTATTCTCAGGGCGACGTTTTCACGTACGATCCGGGATTCACCTCCACCGCAGCCTGCGACAGCGCGATCACCTATATCGACGGCGACAAGGGGGAGCTTCTCTATCGCGGCTACCCGATCGAGCAGCTTGCAGAAAAGTCGCACTTCCTCGAGGTCTGCTATCTGCTGCTTTACGGCGAACTTCCGAATGCCGAGCAGATGGTCGATTTCGAAAGCCGCGTGACGAACCACACGATGGTGCATGAGCAGATGCACTACTTCTTCCGCGGGTTCCGGCGCGACAGCCACCCGATGGCCACGATGGTCGGCGTCGTGGGTGCCATGTCCGCCTTCTATCACGACTCGACCGATATTACCGATCCCTGGCAGCGCGAGGTCGCGGCGATCCGCATGATCGCGAAGCTGCCGACGATCGCGGCGATGGCGTTCAAGTATTCTATGGGCCAGCCCTTCGTCTATCCGAAGAACTCGCTCGATTACGCCTCGAACTTCCTGCACATGTGCTTCGCCGTTCCGTGCGAGGACTACGTCGTCAACCCGGTCCTGTCGAAGGCGATGGACCGGATCATGATGCTGCACGCGGATCACGAGCAGAACGCCTCGACGTCCACGGTGCGGCTGGCAGGTTCGTCGGGCGCCAACCCCTTCGCCTGCGTTGCCGCCGGCATCGCCTGCCTCTGGGGCCCTGCCCATGGCGGCGCGAACCAGGCCTGCCTCGAGATGCTGCGGGAAATCGGGACGGTCGACCGCATCCCTGAATACATCAATCGTGCGAAGGACAAGAACGACCCGTTCCGCCTGATGGGCTTCGGACACCGGGTCTACAAGAACTTCGATCCGCGCGCAAAGGTGATGAAGGAATCGGCCGACGAGGTGCTGGAGCTTCTCGGCATCCACAACAACGAGACGCTGAAGGTTGCCAAGGAACTCGAGCGGATCGCGCTCGAGGACGAGTACTTCGTCGAGAAGAAGCTTTACCCGAATGTCGACTTCTACTCCGGCATCATCCTCGAGGCGATGGGCTTCCCCACCTCGATGTTTACGCCGATCTTCGCGGTCAGCCGCACGGTCGGCTGGATTTCGCAGTGGAAGGAAATGATCGCCGATCCGACGCAGAAGATCGGCCGCCCGCGCCAGCTTTACATCGGCCAGACGCGGCGCGACTACGCCGAGGTGGAAGAGCGCTGA
- the gltX gene encoding glutamate--tRNA ligase: MSDVVTRFAPSPTGYLHIGGARTALFNWLYARGRGGKFLLRIEDTDRERSTPEATDAILRGLKWLGLDWDGDVVSQFDGRERHAEVAREMLARGHAYKCFSTPQEIEAFREKARAEGRSTLFLSPWRDAGPATHPDAPFVIRLKAPREGQTVIEDAVQGTVTFRNDQLDDMVCLRSDGTPTYMLAVVVDDHDMGVTHVIRGDDHLNNAARQVQVYRAMDWAEPAWAHIPLIHGPDGKKLSKRHGAVGLEEYQAMGYPAAGMRNYLTRLGWAHGDAEFFTDEQAKEWFDLAGIGRAPARLDFKKLENLSGQHIAATPDAELLPEIEAFLAAAGQPILSQAQKDGLSRALYCVKDRAKTFPELIDKARFVLATRPIDPDEKAGKALDPVSRGILAELTPQLQNASWEREMLEASVAKVAEAHGIGLGKIAGPIRAALAGRTVSPSIFDMMLVIGRDETIARLKDATA, from the coding sequence ATGTCCGATGTCGTGACCCGCTTCGCCCCCTCGCCCACCGGCTACCTGCACATCGGCGGCGCGCGCACGGCGCTTTTCAACTGGCTCTACGCGCGCGGACGCGGCGGCAAGTTCCTCCTGCGCATCGAGGACACCGACCGCGAACGCTCCACGCCAGAGGCCACGGACGCGATCCTGCGCGGCCTCAAGTGGCTTGGCCTCGACTGGGACGGCGACGTTGTCAGCCAGTTCGACGGGCGCGAGCGTCATGCCGAGGTGGCACGCGAGATGCTGGCGCGGGGACACGCCTACAAGTGTTTCTCGACGCCGCAGGAAATCGAAGCGTTCCGCGAAAAGGCCCGCGCCGAGGGCCGCTCGACCCTGTTTCTCAGCCCGTGGCGCGACGCCGGTCCCGCGACCCACCCGGACGCGCCGTTCGTGATCCGACTGAAGGCGCCACGCGAAGGCCAGACGGTAATTGAGGATGCGGTTCAAGGCACGGTCACGTTCCGCAACGACCAGCTCGACGACATGGTATGTTTACGCTCCGATGGTACGCCCACCTACATGCTGGCGGTCGTCGTGGACGATCACGACATGGGCGTCACGCATGTGATCCGGGGGGACGATCATCTGAACAACGCGGCACGCCAGGTTCAGGTCTATCGGGCCATGGATTGGGCGGAACCGGCCTGGGCGCATATTCCGCTGATCCACGGCCCGGACGGCAAGAAGCTTTCGAAGCGCCACGGCGCCGTCGGGCTCGAGGAGTACCAGGCAATGGGCTATCCGGCCGCGGGCATGCGCAATTACCTGACCCGGCTCGGCTGGGCGCATGGCGACGCGGAATTCTTCACCGACGAGCAGGCGAAGGAGTGGTTCGATCTGGCGGGAATCGGTCGCGCGCCGGCGCGGCTCGACTTCAAGAAGCTCGAGAATCTGTCTGGTCAGCATATTGCGGCTACGCCGGACGCCGAGCTTCTGCCTGAAATTGAGGCATTTCTGGCGGCCGCGGGCCAGCCAATCCTTTCGCAGGCGCAGAAAGATGGATTGTCACGCGCGCTTTACTGCGTCAAGGATCGCGCCAAGACGTTTCCGGAACTTATTGACAAAGCTCGCTTTGTACTGGCTACGCGCCCCATCGACCCGGATGAGAAGGCGGGCAAGGCGCTGGATCCGGTATCCCGTGGTATACTGGCAGAATTGACGCCGCAGCTGCAAAATGCTAGCTGGGAGCGCGAAATGCTGGAGGCCTCCGTGGCCAAGGTCGCCGAGGCTCATGGGATCGGGCTCGGCAAGATCGCGGGGCCAATCCGGGCAGCACTTGCCGGGCGCACGGTCAGCCCCAGCATCTTCGACATGATGCTCGTGATCGGGCGGGACGAAACGATCGCCCGATTGAAAGATGCGACGGCCTGA